A window of Phragmites australis chromosome 2, lpPhrAust1.1, whole genome shotgun sequence genomic DNA:
CAACTTGATTCTTACATATCAAATAAATTTCAGATGACACAACTCGATTCTTACATATCGAACATGACTTTGAATAAATTTGAGAGATTGCAACTCCATCCATAGATTGTAACACAGAGCTTTGAAAAGGCTTTGTCCGAGACTGAAAAGGTGTTTTCCTGATCAAGAACACCCCCATTCAAATTCAAGCGAAACAGAATTTTACACGTCGGATCCGACGGCGAATAGAAGCCAGCCACAGCCAGGCCCCCGCACGGCCCACGCGCCCGGTGCTCGACGCGGACGCCGACAGCGGGGCCCACCGACATACCCACCTCCCCGGTcccccctccccttcctccctTCCGCTCCTCTCGCAGTCTCGCTGGCGCTGGCTTCCCCACCTCTGCGCGCCTACGCTCCTACCACCACCACTATATAATCCCCGATCGCCTCACGCACACGCACCGACCCACCGGGCGACGACGCGCGACGCAAACTCACACGCACCGGACCGCCGCCTGCGctgtcgtgccgtgccgacccgcTCCTCCCACCACTCAGGTGCTCTCAGGCTACCGCCGCCGTGGACCCTGCGGGTTGCGTCCGGACCGTGCTTGCACAGGACGAGGGGGAAGCGCGGGGACCGCAAGCCGCGGCTAGCCCGAGGGGCGAGgtgcggaggcggaggaggttGGTATGGAGAAGTACGAGGCGGTGCGGGACATCGGGTCGGGCAACTTCGGGGTGGCGCGGCTGATGCGCAACCGCGAGACCCGCGAGCTCGTCGCCGTCAAGTGCATCGAGCGCGGCCACCGGGTTCGTTggttttcgttttttttttctcttaaacTTTTTTGTTACGGCTTGTTCGGCTGGCGGTGGATTAATCACTAGGTCTGTTTTGATTTTGACGCGattctaattttgttggttttgggGATCTGCGCTGCGCAGATTGACGAGAATGTGTACAGGGAGATCATCAACCACCGCTCGCTGCGCCACCCCAACATCATTCGCTTCAAGGAGGTTCGTCGATGTGGACCGAAACGTTTGCCCTTTTGATCATTTTCCTTCGCCTTTTTTTGATCATAGGTTGTTTGGTGCCATTTTAGTGTTAGGGAGCGGTTTAAAGGGTGGCGGATAAAGGATTTCtttgaaaatatattttgtagTTTAGTTTGAGACCTTGTTGATTCCTCTTAACGGCATATAGTGAGGGAATCTTTTGATTGGCGCTGTTTAATTAGGTGCCAACTTTTGCTACTTTCCTTCGTCCTTTGTCCCTTTCCTTTCTTTCATTTTAGGCTATTCCCCTCGCGTTTCTTGCGAATTAGGCTTGCATTTTAGTGTCAAGGATGCATCGCTTTAGATACTTGTTATGTTTTCTGTGGCGAATATTCGTGCAAAATCTCAAAACTTAAAAAgttgaaaaaattatgtttaaaTTGTTGTGAAGTTTAAGTGGATGAAGAAATTAGATTGTACCTTCACTCTGCTAGCTTCGGTAGTCTCTTCTCTCCACTTTTCTGAATCACATGGTTTTAGTTGTTTTGGGAAAAATTCTGCAGGTGATACTTACACCAACGCACCTTACGATTGTGATGGAGTTTGCAGCAGGCGGGGAGCTCTTCGATCGAATCTGTGATCGTGGGCGGTTTAGTGAGGATGAGGTCTCGTAATTTATTCTTGAGTTTATGTTAATCTTTTGATGAAAGAGtgatacttttttttcttctacttAGTGCAGGCCCGGTATTTCTTTCAGCAGTTGATCTGTGGCGTGAGTTACTGCCATTACATGGTacgaaacacacacacacacacagagataTTTTCTTATGAAGTCTACATCCAAAATAGCAACCCATTTTTAAAGTATAAATGAATGCTATACTTTGTGTTTTCATTTTTAATATATGCTGGTTTTCGTTAATGAAAAAACTGTACTCTGATGTATGAGCTTTATATCTGTACTGTTATTTCCAATAATCGATTCTGAGGACAAATTTGGCCGATACCAGCAAATATGCCATAGAGATTTGAAGCTGGAGAATGTACTCTTAGATGGCAGCCCAGCTCCACGGCTCAagatatgtgattttggttattCCAAGGTCGTTTGCTGAATCCATGGTTAATATTGCAACACTGAACTTATTGGAATTTCTGTAAATTCTCATTAAGAAACTATTGCCGTGTGTGGAACAGTCATCAGTATTGCATTCAAGACCCAAATCAGCAGTGGGGACGCCAGCATATATTGCACCAGAGGTGCTATCCCGTCGTGAATATGATGGAAAGGTGAGTTTATGTCCCCTTGTTTCTTTTGACACCTTTGCAATATCTAGGCattttttgtgactttgtgCAAATATTCTGTTGCCTTGCTCTCGTGTCCATATATGTGAAATACTAAGATGCAAATTGAATACGAAAATTCTGTTTGATCGAAGGGAGTGTTTTTTCATGATTCACCCAGCTTTTTTAGGTGCACAAATTAAATGATTGTTATCAAACTTCCCCATCACAACCACATAGTGGATGTACATTTGTCCATGATTGTGACGTAATACATGCATGGCTTCTCGATGTAATGAAAAGTCAGGTTGAATGATCCATCATTCCAAAACCAAAATTGCCCCCCTTCCAAAATTCTACATAAGCAGGGAAGAGTCTTAGGGAATATCTGATATGTAAGCTTATTTGTCATATCGTAATAAGTAGTTCTATCGGATCCTGATGTGTTCTCTGGCTGAACCAAATTGGTCATTGTTTATGATGATTAATTAACTAAAAGTTTGTAAAATGTAGTGCATGCGGCAGACCTCTTTGTTGTTGACATGCTGTTGGTGGACAGTCTAGTCTTGTTTGGCTAGTAGATGGACTTCACAACTGTTCTTTGATAGTGCATTTCATTATTATCTGTAGTCAGAAATTCTCTTGATAAATACTTCTGATTTGGATGAGGAGTCATTGCCAGCATGAGGTGCCGGAACATCTTCTGTTTGGTTTGTTGAGGTAATATGTACCACAAAGGATGTTGACATTGGAAAAGTGGAGTGGGGCTATTTGGTGAATGCAGACCATCCATCCACAAAAGAGGTTCTTATCCTACAGATTCTCCATGTTTCTGTGAGATGATTCACCTTTCAACTGTTGATGGAGGTTTAGGCTTCTAGTTTCTTGTCTATAACAACACTGTCATAACTAGATAGGCTCTGATAGGTTCATAAGCTAGGTTGTAAGGAGGAAACACCTGTATCTTTAATTAAGTCTAATTTTTTGAGCACAGTAAATGCAACTAAATCAATAAAGAACACTACTCTGGACATGTGCATCACACAATCCAAGTATTATGCATGAGATGCATGAGATTTGAGCTCAATCCATATTGTAGGAAGTGCACTTCCTGGGTAGCATTAAGCTTGATGGCTTGGTATGAAGATTCACTATATCAGAAAACTTGGTATATCAACTTCTTTTTAAGAAATTGTGTTATAGCAGTTTGTATTTGTTACCTGCATAACTAGGTCAACCATTGGGCTTCATGCGCATGTCATCGTGGCAACTTGAACAAGATTGTCTACCCTATTTCCCTTTTAATGCTTCTTCTAATTTGCTTGTGGAGcataatatgataatatgtCCATGGAGCGGCCTATTTGTTTCCCCTTGATGCTTCTGACTTGCCTTTGTGTGTAATGTGTTTAGGGTTAATGTCTTTATGGCTTATGTTGATCTGCTTTGTATTTTCTTTGTTAATACTGTTCTGATATGGATTATTAGTATGCTAAGCCGTCAATAGAACTTACCGGCTGCTCTCAGCCAACTTCTCTACTCCATTATTTATGCACAAGGTCACGAGCAACCCGCATATTGgtctatattttttaatgcaACAGCCGAACAGAACTGCACCACATCAAAAATCAGTTCATTAGGATGCTTTTGTCTTGGCACCTCAAAATCAAATAATTCTCCTGTAGGATGACTGAATTTGAAGCATTGTCAGTTTACCACAAAACATAAACGATAGTAAGTCATGTCAAGCACACGGAACAGATAATCATTTCCATCATTCTAATTCCATCCTGATAAATCTAACTCCTGACCTTCTAATTCACTATATCCTAATAAAgctagtaattttttttaccagaGAGTATTATTCAGCTCTACTCATTGGTGACAATTGAACTTGTTTTTGTAGCTTGCAGACGTTTGGTCCTGTGGGGTGACTCTTTATGTCATGCTTGTGGGAGCATACCCATTTGAAGACCCGGATGACCCCAAGAATATACGCAAGACCATTCAGGTGACAAGCTATACGCCAATGCTATAGATACAGTCCAATGTCtgtcagcatttccttttttcCACATCACTCTCATTCCAGTCACTTTTCTTCACCCGCAGCAAATAATGCAAGTGCAGTACAAGATACCAGATTATGTTCACATATCTACGGAATGCAGACAACTTATTGCCGGTATCTTTGTTGCCAATCCAATGAGGGTAATGATCTCAACCTGTAAATTACAGTCATGATGCGTCTCGATACAAGTGGCATAATGTGGACCTGGACATGGTAATTTTGTCGAATGTTGATGCCGTATTTTTTACGAATGTTCTCCAGAGAATCACAATGAAGGAAATCAAGAGCCATACATGGTTCTTGAAGAACCTGCCAAGGGAACTCACGGAGACAGCACAAGCCATGTACTACAGGAGGGATAACAGGGTGCCTTCTTATTCAGACCAAACGTCAGATGAAATCATGAAGATTGTCCAAGAAGCAAGGACCATGCCAAAATCATCCCAGTCGAGCTACGGGTGGAGCAACGAGTgttcggatgaggaagaagaagaggaacacGGGCCAGAAGAGAACGAGGAAGAGGAAGCCGAATACGATAAGAGCGTCAAGGAGGTTCATGCGAGCGGAGAACTCTGTTTCGATGCACTACGCATATGAAAGTTTGTGGAAGAAAGTTGCATGTAGATAACCGGGTACTGCAGAACTGAACGATTCAGTGGGATGTATGCAATTTTGTCTGCAGAATCGCCTGTCTGGTCTTCCTTCCTTTAACATAATTTACAGTACTTGATACGCTGAGACAGGTTACAATgatcttttgttggtttttGGAGAAGACGAAACCTGTACATATAAAAAACCATATGCCTACCTGTCTGCGATGTACAGTGCGCTAGGTCCTGGTATGATAATATTCTAACGCTGTAACGCATGTTGAAGTGTGACCGATGCTAATATGCTATCCACCACCACCTTAACACCCAGTGTATATATGGAAAACGACCAGTAACTGTAGTTGATTGGTTTGAACTTTTAAACTGTGGAAGACACGAAACTTACGGAACTAGGACGActatagat
This region includes:
- the LOC133909261 gene encoding serine/threonine-protein kinase SAPK4-like isoform X1; amino-acid sequence: MEKYEAVRDIGSGNFGVARLMRNRETRELVAVKCIERGHRIDENVYREIINHRSLRHPNIIRFKEVILTPTHLTIVMEFAAGGELFDRICDRGRFSEDEARYFFQQLICGVSYCHYMQICHRDLKLENVLLDGSPAPRLKICDFGYSKSSVLHSRPKSAVGTPAYIAPEVLSRREYDGKLADVWSCGVTLYVMLVGAYPFEDPDDPKNIRKTIQQIMQVQYKIPDYVHISTECRQLIAGIFVANPMRRITMKEIKSHTWFLKNLPRELTETAQAMYYRRDNRVPSYSDQTSDEIMKIVQEARTMPKSSQSSYGWSNECSDEEEEEEHGPEENEEEEAEYDKSVKEVHASGELCFDALRI
- the LOC133909261 gene encoding serine/threonine-protein kinase SAPK4-like isoform X2; this encodes MEFAAGGELFDRICDRGRFSEDEARYFFQQLICGVSYCHYMQICHRDLKLENVLLDGSPAPRLKICDFGYSKSSVLHSRPKSAVGTPAYIAPEVLSRREYDGKLADVWSCGVTLYVMLVGAYPFEDPDDPKNIRKTIQQIMQVQYKIPDYVHISTECRQLIAGIFVANPMRRITMKEIKSHTWFLKNLPRELTETAQAMYYRRDNRVPSYSDQTSDEIMKIVQEARTMPKSSQSSYGWSNECSDEEEEEEHGPEENEEEEAEYDKSVKEVHASGELCFDALRI